The genomic region GAAATAGTGTATTTCCTTGCTCTCACCCATAATAGCTTCGCTATGGGTGGCTACGTTTAATAGACGTTTGTAAAAATCACGTAGCTCTTTCTCTTCTTCGGAAAGTTGGCCGCCATCGAACTTACCATCGTTCATCCATCTTTGGTGATGAGGTACGCCAATATAATCGAAAATGGAGGTTCTACTCGGGTCTCCAAAACCAGCATCTTCCGCGCCAGGTTCACCAACTTCTTGACCGAAATAAATCATCATCGGGGAAGTTCCTATGGTTGCCAAAACGGTCATGGCAGGTTTTGCGGTAGCCGCATTTCCCACAAATTCCGGACTCGCAATACGGTGCTCGTCATGGTTTTCAAGGAAATAAAGCATGTGCGACTCGATGTCTTCATATTTATTGCGAACAACAGGAATATGGTCGGTCCAGCCGTAGCCTTTCATTATGTGCTTTATGGAATCGTACATATCTACTTTGTCATACAGATAATCCATTTTTCCTTTGTGTAAGTAGGCTCGGTACAAATCTGGGTTATACACTTCGGCCATTAAAAATGCATCTGGATTTTTCATTTTAATGTGCGAATTCATATAGCTCCAAAACTCCACAGGCACCATTTCTGCCATGTCGTAACGGAAACCATCCACGCCAAAATCGATCCAATATAAGGCAATATCCTTAAACTTCACCCAAGAATCGGGCACTTCTTTTCCTTGCCAGAACTCAAAATGTTTTTTATAGGATTCATTTTCAAAATTTTCAGGAAGCGTATCAAAATCTTTATGTCCATCTGGCGATACTCCGTAATTCACCTTAACGGTTTCGTACCAATCATTTTGGTCGGGTTGTGAAGCTCTTGCTCCATTGCCCGTCCATTTTGCTGGATTTTCATCAAACTTTCCATCAATCAAAGCATGCTCTTCGCCACCCAACGGTTTATAGTCATCGCGCCATTCCGGTAAGGTGAAGGCTTCGTTTGGATTGTAATAAAAGTTGTTGTCTTTTCTGTAAGTAACGGTTACGTCATCGGAAGCTCCAAAACTTTCTACCCCTTCAGGGTTGGTAATTCCTTCATAATTACGGGCCACATGATTGGGAACAATGTCGATAATAACTTTAAGGTTTTTTCCGTGGGTACGCTCCACGAGTGCTTTAAATTCATCTAAACGATTCGCAGGATTGTCCGCCAAATCAGGATTCACATTATAATAATCCTTAACAGCATACGGCGATCCAGCACGGCCTTTAACCACTTCTGGGTCGTCATTGGAAATTCCGTAAGCGGTGTAATCATTTACTAGGGCGTGATGCGGAACTCCTGTATACC from Galbibacter sp. BG1 harbors:
- a CDS encoding alpha-amylase family glycosyl hydrolase — protein: MKKEIKKEQNSKIVIYQVFTRLFGNTNTTNKPWGTIEENGVGKFSDFTDKALSEIKDLGITHIWYTGVPHHALVNDYTAYGISNDDPEVVKGRAGSPYAVKDYYNVNPDLADNPANRLDEFKALVERTHGKNLKVIIDIVPNHVARNYEGITNPEGVESFGASDDVTVTYRKDNNFYYNPNEAFTLPEWRDDYKPLGGEEHALIDGKFDENPAKWTGNGARASQPDQNDWYETVKVNYGVSPDGHKDFDTLPENFENESYKKHFEFWQGKEVPDSWVKFKDIALYWIDFGVDGFRYDMAEMVPVEFWSYMNSHIKMKNPDAFLMAEVYNPDLYRAYLHKGKMDYLYDKVDMYDSIKHIMKGYGWTDHIPVVRNKYEDIESHMLYFLENHDEHRIASPEFVGNAATAKPAMTVLATIGTSPMMIYFGQEVGEPGAEDAGFGDPSRTSIFDYIGVPHHQRWMNDGKFDGGQLSEEEKELRDFYKRLLNVATHSEAIMGESKEIHYFNKENTENYNHRVFSFVRFTENEKLIVVSNFDTDVSHEFELQIPSEIITKWSLENEKYPLKDLLYGSESELTLRNGKGFVKITLAPLQSFIFELQ